A genomic region of Elaeis guineensis isolate ETL-2024a chromosome 9, EG11, whole genome shotgun sequence contains the following coding sequences:
- the LOC105052062 gene encoding transcription factor LHW isoform X1: MGLMLREALKRLCIEIGWSYAVFWRAIGARNPTHLVWGDGYCEQTLGVAGFEATYLLRMEQGMISNSSNDRTAEMRGLADYRVGVLVNKIMASQVHVVGDGIIGQAALTGNHQWIVRDNLKDSGSITEGLAEIKCQFLADIQTIAIIPVFPLGVVQLGSTQMVIENVGFINHVKSLFAQLNHVPRALFSDITQKTSSLGSQVRSSLGMKISDSQSTDVCTKPSKNLPPMASKVTSTKQTITNKTMLLTGQFQPNIYPGVKSVLHPNSQLEGIATGAQIIFSKPDGSFVGQLPSVSAVEGHNHPLGMAPGASCSGLTFLEEQLLLTSTMQSANNTESALESNKINQLKSHKCNLPNSLEDPDIAYFFGTNGSLKNANDLGNFGSLPDSTNKSIRVSHANSSVSGVAQVLNQRNQSNNSLGISGNSQQNQLSAIKDSQTVSTMEKQEVENNLFQASHVPPSASDAHGLCHNLLVGSLPAHRLSNSNHQQEDQKSCNIACEANVTCAVHGQNLKKFEASELLHASNEKTSCLPMEPTLGSDLFDMLGLDHKTDYACGSFDDVLLQRDNLDACTLGAGISSLSTRLDVCPTFDSLNDEISCSGFFSVADSDQLLDAVVSKINSGAKQRSDDSMSCKTSITNIHSSHHGNSPKHGHVDLPEQAQGEIFGLSPMLVKPERAGSSYMKPSCNIGKSEELSQRVGFHKSQIHLWVESGQNMKSESMSASNGKRVDEIGKLNRKRPRPGESPRPRPKDRQMIQDRIKELREIVPNGAKCSIDALLEKTIKHMLFLQSVTKHVDKLKETGEPKIISKEGGLLLKDNFDGGATWAFEVGTQSMICPIVVEDLKPPRQLLVEMLCEEHGFFLEIADFIRGLGLTILKGVMEARKNKVWARFAVEANRDVTRIEIFLSLVRLLGPTAGSSIAPQNVDNVMQHGMLHQPTIPASGLSDRLQ; the protein is encoded by the exons ATGGGGCTGATGCTTAGAGAAGCGCTGAAGCGCCTCTGCATCGAGATCGGGTGGTCTTACGCAGTCTTCTGGAGGGCGATCGGCGCCCGGAACCCGAC GCATTTGGTCTGGGGTGATGGTTATTGTGAACAGACGCTGGGCGTTGCAGGGTTTGAAGCTACGTATTTACTGCGTATGGAGCAGGGGATGATCAGCAATTCTAGCAATGATCGCACTGCTGAGATGAGGGGATTAGCAGACTACAGAGTGGGCGTGCTGGTTAACAAGATCATGGCATCGCAGGTCCATGTTGTAGGAGATGG GATAATCGGGCAAGCTGCTTTGACGGGAAATCATCAATGGATTGTCCGAGATAACCTTAAAGATAGTGGATCCATAACTGAG GGTTTGGCCGAGATTAAATGTCAATTCTTGGCAGACATTCAG ACAATTGCAATTATTCCTGTGTTTCCACTTGGCGTCGTACAACTTGGTTCTACCCAAATG GTCATAGAAAATGTTGGGTTTATAAACCACGTGAAGAGTTTGTTTGCCCAGCTAAACCATGTGCCTAGAGCTCTTTTTTCTGATATCACTCAAAAAACTTCAAGCCTAGGGAGTCAAGTACGTTCTTCACTTGGCATGAAAATCTCTGATAGCCAATCTACAGATGTCTGCACTAAG CCAAGCAAGAATCTTCCACCCATGGCTTCAAAAGTGACGTCAACTAAACAGACCATCACGAACAAAACAATGTTGCTCACTGGCCAGTTTCAACCAAATATATATCCAGGAGTTAAATCTGTTCTTCATCCCAATAGCCAACTGGAAGGTATAGCTACAGGAGCTCAGATTATATTCTCCAAGCCAGATGGGAGTTTTGTCGGGCAGCTGCCAAGTGTTTCAGCTGTGGAAGGCCATAATCATCCTTTAGGCATGGCCCCAGGTGCATCTTGTAGTGGCTTAACATTTCTTGAAGAGCAGCTGCTGTTAACGTCAACTATGCAGTCTGCTAACAATACAGAATCTGCATTAGAGagtaataaaataaatcagtTAAAATCCCACAAATGCAATCTACCTAATTCTTTAGAAGATCCTGATATTGCTTACTTCTTTGGAACCAATGGGTCATTGAAAAATGCAAATGATCTTGGAAACTTTGGTTCACTTCCAGATAGCACAAACAAAAGCATCAGAGTTTCACATGCCAATTCATCTGTTTCTGGGGTGGCTCAGGTGTTGAACCAAAGAAATCAGTCAAATAACAGTCTTGGGATTTCAGGAAATTCCCAGCAGAACCAGCTGTCTGCCATAAAAGATTCTCAAACTGTATCAACAATGGAAAAGCAGGAGGTGGAAAACAATTTATTTCAAGCCTCTCATGTGCCACCCTCTGCATCTGATGCTCATGGTTTGTGCCATAATTTGCTTGTTGGGTCTCTTCCAGCACACAGGTTGAGCAATTCAAATCATCAGCAGGAAGATCAAAAATCTTGTAATATTGCTTGTGAAGCAAATGTTACTTGTGCTGTACATGGGCagaatttgaaaaaatttgaggCATCTGAGCTTCTGCATGCATCGAATGAGAAAACTTCTTGCTTACCTATGGAGCCTACATTGGGAAGTGATCTGTTtgatatgttgggtcttgatcaTAAAACAGATTATGCATGTGGCAGTTTTGATGATGTTTTATTACAGAGGGATAATCTAGATGCTTGCACATTGGGTGCTGGTATTTCTAGTCTCTCGACTCGGTTGGATGTTTGCCCTACCTTTGATTCATTGAATGATGAGATTTCCTGTAGTGGATTTTTTTCTGTAGCTGACTCAGACCAACTATTGGATGCTGTAGTCTCAAAGATCAACTCTGGTGCCAAACAGAGATCAGACGACAGCATGTCTTGTAAAACTTCAATAACAAATATCCATAGTTCTCATCATGGTAATTCTCCGAAACATGGCCATGTTGATTTGCCAGAGCAGGCACAAGGCGAGATTTTTGGTCTTTCCCCTATGCTTGTGAAACCAGAGAGAGCTGGTTCAAGTTACATGAAGCCTTCATGTAATATAGGCAAAAGTGAAGAGCTCTCCCAGAGAGTTGGGTTTCATAAATCTCAAATCCATCTTTGGGTTGAAAGTGGCCAGAACATGAAGTCTGAGAGTATGTCTGCTTCAAATGGTAAAAGAGTTGATGAAATAGGTAAACTGAATCGAAAGAGACCCAGACCTGGAGAGAGCCCTAGACCAAGGCCGAAAGACCGCCAGATGATTCAAGACCGTATTAAGGAACTTCGAGAAATTGTACCTAATGGGGCTAAG TGTAGTATTGATGCTTTATTGGAGAAGACCATTAAGCACATGCTTTTCTTGCAAAGTGTGACAAAGCACGTGGATAAGCTCAAGGAAACTGGGGAGCCTAAG ATCATCAGTAAGGAGGGTGGTCTGCTGTTGAAAGATAACTTCGATGGCGGGGCAACATGGGCATTTGAAGTTGGTACGCAGTCCATGATCTGTCCAATTGTAGTTGAGGATCTCAAGCCACCTCGTCAACTGCTGGTGGAG ATGCTTTGTGAGGAGCATGGTTTCTTTCTGGAGATTGCTGACTTCATTAGAGGACTAGGATTGACCATCTTAAAGGGGGTGATGGAAGCTCGTAAGAATAAAGTGTGGGCTCGATTTGCAGTTGAG GCAAACAGGGACGTGACGAGGATAGAAATATTCCTATCACTTGTGCGTTTGTTGGGGCCAACCGCTGGAAGCAGCATAGCCCCACAAAATGTTGACAATGTCATGCAACATGGCATGCTGCACCAACCTACTATTCCTGCAAGTGGGTTGTCCGATCGCCTTCAATAA
- the LOC105052062 gene encoding transcription factor LHW isoform X2: protein MGLMLREALKRLCIEIGWSYAVFWRAIGARNPTHLVWGDGYCEQTLGVAGFEATYLLRMEQGMISNSSNDRTAEMRGLADYRVGVLVNKIMASQVHVVGDGIIGQAALTGNHQWIVRDNLKDSGSITEGLAEIKCQFLADIQTIAIIPVFPLGVVQLGSTQMVIENVGFINHVKSLFAQLNHVPRALFSDITQKTSSLGSQVRSSLGMKISDSQSTDVCTKPSKNLPPMASKVTSTKQTITNKTMLLTGQFQPNIYPGVKSVLHPNSQLEGIATGAQIIFSKPDGSFVGQLPSVSAVEGHNHPLGMAPGASCSGLTFLEEQLLLTSTMQSANNTESALESNKINQLKSHKCNLPNSLEDPDIAYFFGTNGSLKNANDLGNFGSLPDSTNKSIRVSHANSSVSGVAQVLNQRNQSNNSLGISGNSQQNQLSAIKDSQTVSTMEKQEVENNLFQASHVPPSASDAHGLCHNLLVGSLPAHRLSNSNHQQEDQKSCNIACEANVTCAVHGQNLKKFEASELLHASNEKTSCLPMEPTLGSDLFDMLGLDHKTDYACGSFDDVLLQRDNLDACTLGAGISSLSTRLDVCPTFDSLNDEISCSGFFSVADSDQLLDAVVSKINSGAKQRSDDSMSCKTSITNIHSSHHGNSPKHGHVDLPEQAQGEIFGLSPMLVKPERAGSSYMKPSCNIGKSEELSQRVGFHKSQIHLWVESGQNMKSESMSASNGKRVDEIGKLNRKRPRPGESPRPRPKDRQMIQDRIKELREIVPNGAKCSIDALLEKTIKHMLFLQSVTKHVDKLKETGEPKV, encoded by the exons ATGGGGCTGATGCTTAGAGAAGCGCTGAAGCGCCTCTGCATCGAGATCGGGTGGTCTTACGCAGTCTTCTGGAGGGCGATCGGCGCCCGGAACCCGAC GCATTTGGTCTGGGGTGATGGTTATTGTGAACAGACGCTGGGCGTTGCAGGGTTTGAAGCTACGTATTTACTGCGTATGGAGCAGGGGATGATCAGCAATTCTAGCAATGATCGCACTGCTGAGATGAGGGGATTAGCAGACTACAGAGTGGGCGTGCTGGTTAACAAGATCATGGCATCGCAGGTCCATGTTGTAGGAGATGG GATAATCGGGCAAGCTGCTTTGACGGGAAATCATCAATGGATTGTCCGAGATAACCTTAAAGATAGTGGATCCATAACTGAG GGTTTGGCCGAGATTAAATGTCAATTCTTGGCAGACATTCAG ACAATTGCAATTATTCCTGTGTTTCCACTTGGCGTCGTACAACTTGGTTCTACCCAAATG GTCATAGAAAATGTTGGGTTTATAAACCACGTGAAGAGTTTGTTTGCCCAGCTAAACCATGTGCCTAGAGCTCTTTTTTCTGATATCACTCAAAAAACTTCAAGCCTAGGGAGTCAAGTACGTTCTTCACTTGGCATGAAAATCTCTGATAGCCAATCTACAGATGTCTGCACTAAG CCAAGCAAGAATCTTCCACCCATGGCTTCAAAAGTGACGTCAACTAAACAGACCATCACGAACAAAACAATGTTGCTCACTGGCCAGTTTCAACCAAATATATATCCAGGAGTTAAATCTGTTCTTCATCCCAATAGCCAACTGGAAGGTATAGCTACAGGAGCTCAGATTATATTCTCCAAGCCAGATGGGAGTTTTGTCGGGCAGCTGCCAAGTGTTTCAGCTGTGGAAGGCCATAATCATCCTTTAGGCATGGCCCCAGGTGCATCTTGTAGTGGCTTAACATTTCTTGAAGAGCAGCTGCTGTTAACGTCAACTATGCAGTCTGCTAACAATACAGAATCTGCATTAGAGagtaataaaataaatcagtTAAAATCCCACAAATGCAATCTACCTAATTCTTTAGAAGATCCTGATATTGCTTACTTCTTTGGAACCAATGGGTCATTGAAAAATGCAAATGATCTTGGAAACTTTGGTTCACTTCCAGATAGCACAAACAAAAGCATCAGAGTTTCACATGCCAATTCATCTGTTTCTGGGGTGGCTCAGGTGTTGAACCAAAGAAATCAGTCAAATAACAGTCTTGGGATTTCAGGAAATTCCCAGCAGAACCAGCTGTCTGCCATAAAAGATTCTCAAACTGTATCAACAATGGAAAAGCAGGAGGTGGAAAACAATTTATTTCAAGCCTCTCATGTGCCACCCTCTGCATCTGATGCTCATGGTTTGTGCCATAATTTGCTTGTTGGGTCTCTTCCAGCACACAGGTTGAGCAATTCAAATCATCAGCAGGAAGATCAAAAATCTTGTAATATTGCTTGTGAAGCAAATGTTACTTGTGCTGTACATGGGCagaatttgaaaaaatttgaggCATCTGAGCTTCTGCATGCATCGAATGAGAAAACTTCTTGCTTACCTATGGAGCCTACATTGGGAAGTGATCTGTTtgatatgttgggtcttgatcaTAAAACAGATTATGCATGTGGCAGTTTTGATGATGTTTTATTACAGAGGGATAATCTAGATGCTTGCACATTGGGTGCTGGTATTTCTAGTCTCTCGACTCGGTTGGATGTTTGCCCTACCTTTGATTCATTGAATGATGAGATTTCCTGTAGTGGATTTTTTTCTGTAGCTGACTCAGACCAACTATTGGATGCTGTAGTCTCAAAGATCAACTCTGGTGCCAAACAGAGATCAGACGACAGCATGTCTTGTAAAACTTCAATAACAAATATCCATAGTTCTCATCATGGTAATTCTCCGAAACATGGCCATGTTGATTTGCCAGAGCAGGCACAAGGCGAGATTTTTGGTCTTTCCCCTATGCTTGTGAAACCAGAGAGAGCTGGTTCAAGTTACATGAAGCCTTCATGTAATATAGGCAAAAGTGAAGAGCTCTCCCAGAGAGTTGGGTTTCATAAATCTCAAATCCATCTTTGGGTTGAAAGTGGCCAGAACATGAAGTCTGAGAGTATGTCTGCTTCAAATGGTAAAAGAGTTGATGAAATAGGTAAACTGAATCGAAAGAGACCCAGACCTGGAGAGAGCCCTAGACCAAGGCCGAAAGACCGCCAGATGATTCAAGACCGTATTAAGGAACTTCGAGAAATTGTACCTAATGGGGCTAAG TGTAGTATTGATGCTTTATTGGAGAAGACCATTAAGCACATGCTTTTCTTGCAAAGTGTGACAAAGCACGTGGATAAGCTCAAGGAAACTGGGGAGCCTAAGGTATGA
- the LOC105052061 gene encoding BEL1-like homeodomain protein 1, translating into MATYFHGAPAEFQADGLQTLYLMNPNYAAYSDTAVPANMILLNSVNSLNPTNLGHCAATAQPNQHQHFAGIPLQPPVAAHESNRLPSIQPSHDVSADPRLHYNLWTPTAPNNSIDMASQLGPRRTSTAPPQPQQGLSLSLSPQEITLAGTEEAKILGSSSSAPSGVSNAVSVLQSFLIGSKYLKAAQQLLDEAVHVGQGIKGDSMKGTNSKSPTKSNRESEGTGTGTAEEDKSTKREADLTTAERQELQMKKAKLVNMLEEVEQRYRQYHHQMQIVVSSFEQVAGIGSARTYTALALQTISKQFRCLRDAITGQIQATSRSLGEEDTKSGGSRLRLVDHHLRQQRALQQLGMIQHNAWRPQRGLPERSVSVLRAWLFEHFLHPYPKDSDKLMLAKQTGLTRSQVSNWFINARVRLWKPMVEEMYLEEMKDHEPNYTDEKGSKSDANENSISKSSANQESSPTRTGQDYSNDPKPSTVAIPLPSLGNDQKHAAMQQDLKKARSEELLQPNTMTHSISFDMKSEEMSNRELLMKFMDGRQRAGDQGFSLIAGNTSHGGNFEAYPVAGIGRFDSEQFAPSFSGNGVSLTLGLPQCENFSLSGAQPSFLTSRVERGLQHDYYQTL; encoded by the exons ATGGCTACGTATTTCCATGGTGCCCCGGCCGAATTCCAAGCTGATGGATTGCAGACACTCTATCTGATGAACCCCAATTATGCCGCTTATTCCGACACGGCCGTTCCGGCCAACATGATCCTCCTGAATTCTGTGAATTCGCTGAATCCAACGAACCTCGGCCACTGCGCCGCCACGGCACAACCAAACCAGCACCAACACTTTGCCGGGATCCCGCTCCAACCACCGGTCGCCGCCCACGAATCCAACCGCCTGCCATCCATCCAACCCTCCCATGATGTCTCAGCCGACCCCCGCCTCCACTACAATCTATGGACCCCGACGGCGCCCAACAATTCCATCGACATGGCGTCGCAGCTGGGTCCCCGGCGCAcctccactgcacctcctcaaccTCAGCAAGGGTTGTCCCTCAGCCTCTCTCCACAGGAAATAACTCTGGCCGGCACCGAGGAAGCGAAGATCCTGGGTTCTTCGTCCTCGGCACCGTCGGGTGTTTCGAATGCTGTCTCGGTTTTGCAGAGCTTTTTGATCGGGTCTAAGTACTTGAAGGCAGCTCAACAATTGCTCGACGAGGCGGTACACGTCGGGCAGGGAATCAAAGGTGATTCGATGAAGGGGACTAATTCCAAGAGTCCGACGAAGAGCAACAGGGAGTCGGAAGGCACCGGCACCGGGACGGCGGAGGAAGACAAGAGCACCAAGCGAGAGGCCGATCTCACTACGGCTGAGAGGCAGGAGCTTCAGATGAAGAAGGCAAAGCTTGTTAACATGCTTGAAGAG GTGGAACAGAGGTACAGGCAGTACCACCACCAGATGCAAATTGTGGTCTCTTCTTTCGAACAAGTGGCTGGAATTGGGTCGGCAAGAACATATACCGCCCTCGCTTTACAGACCATATCGAAGCAATTCCGGTGCCTCCGagatgccatcaccggccaaATTCAGGCCACCAGTAGGAGCTTGGGGGAAGAAGATACCAAGTCCGGTGGCTCCAGGCTTCGGTTGGTCGACCATCACCTGAGGCAGCAGCGGGCTCTTCAACAGCTCGGAATGATCCAGCACAATGCTTGGAGACCCCAGAGAGGATTGCCCGAACGCTCTGTTTCCGTTCTTCGTGCTTGGCTCTTCGAACACTTCCTCCACCC TTATCCAAAGGATTCAGACAAGCTCATGCTTGCCAAACAAACAGGCCTCACTAGGAGTCAG GTCTCCAACTGGTTCATAAATGCGAGGGTCCGACTGTGGAAGCCAATGGTGGAGGAAATGTACTTGGAGGAAATGAAGGACCATGAACCGAACTACACCGATGAGAAAGGTAGCAAGAGTGATGCTAATGAAAACTCGATCTCCAAGTCCAGTGCAAACCAAGAGAGCAGCCCAACGAGAACAGGGCAGGACTACTCGAATGATCCAAAACCTTCTACGGTCGCAATACCACTGCCATCCTTGGGAAATGATCAAAAACATGCAGCCATGCAACAAGATCTTAAGAAGGCCAGGAGTGAGGAATTGCTGCAGCCGAACACCATGACGCATTCCATCAGTTTTGATATGAAGTCCGAAGAGATGAGCAACCGAGAGCTTCTGATGAAGTTTATGGATGGACGGCAGAGGGCAGGGGACCAAGGCTTTTCCTTGATAGCAGGAAACACAAGCCACGGAGGTAATTTTGAGGCTTATCCAGTTGCAGGAATTGGGAGGTTCGACTCTGAGCAATTCGCGCCGAGTTTTTCTGGCAATGGTGTTTCCCTCACTCTTGGGCTCCCACAATGTGAGAACTTCTCCCTCTCGGGAGCACAGCCATCTTTTCTGACATCCAGAGTAGAAAGAGGTTTGCAGCACGATTACTACCAGACTTTGTAG
- the LOC105052062 gene encoding uncharacterized protein isoform X3, with protein MVIENVGFINHVKSLFAQLNHVPRALFSDITQKTSSLGSQVRSSLGMKISDSQSTDVCTKPSKNLPPMASKVTSTKQTITNKTMLLTGQFQPNIYPGVKSVLHPNSQLEGIATGAQIIFSKPDGSFVGQLPSVSAVEGHNHPLGMAPGASCSGLTFLEEQLLLTSTMQSANNTESALESNKINQLKSHKCNLPNSLEDPDIAYFFGTNGSLKNANDLGNFGSLPDSTNKSIRVSHANSSVSGVAQVLNQRNQSNNSLGISGNSQQNQLSAIKDSQTVSTMEKQEVENNLFQASHVPPSASDAHGLCHNLLVGSLPAHRLSNSNHQQEDQKSCNIACEANVTCAVHGQNLKKFEASELLHASNEKTSCLPMEPTLGSDLFDMLGLDHKTDYACGSFDDVLLQRDNLDACTLGAGISSLSTRLDVCPTFDSLNDEISCSGFFSVADSDQLLDAVVSKINSGAKQRSDDSMSCKTSITNIHSSHHGNSPKHGHVDLPEQAQGEIFGLSPMLVKPERAGSSYMKPSCNIGKSEELSQRVGFHKSQIHLWVESGQNMKSESMSASNGKRVDEIGKLNRKRPRPGESPRPRPKDRQMIQDRIKELREIVPNGAKCSIDALLEKTIKHMLFLQSVTKHVDKLKETGEPKIISKEGGLLLKDNFDGGATWAFEVGTQSMICPIVVEDLKPPRQLLVEMLCEEHGFFLEIADFIRGLGLTILKGVMEARKNKVWARFAVEANRDVTRIEIFLSLVRLLGPTAGSSIAPQNVDNVMQHGMLHQPTIPASGLSDRLQ; from the exons ATG GTCATAGAAAATGTTGGGTTTATAAACCACGTGAAGAGTTTGTTTGCCCAGCTAAACCATGTGCCTAGAGCTCTTTTTTCTGATATCACTCAAAAAACTTCAAGCCTAGGGAGTCAAGTACGTTCTTCACTTGGCATGAAAATCTCTGATAGCCAATCTACAGATGTCTGCACTAAG CCAAGCAAGAATCTTCCACCCATGGCTTCAAAAGTGACGTCAACTAAACAGACCATCACGAACAAAACAATGTTGCTCACTGGCCAGTTTCAACCAAATATATATCCAGGAGTTAAATCTGTTCTTCATCCCAATAGCCAACTGGAAGGTATAGCTACAGGAGCTCAGATTATATTCTCCAAGCCAGATGGGAGTTTTGTCGGGCAGCTGCCAAGTGTTTCAGCTGTGGAAGGCCATAATCATCCTTTAGGCATGGCCCCAGGTGCATCTTGTAGTGGCTTAACATTTCTTGAAGAGCAGCTGCTGTTAACGTCAACTATGCAGTCTGCTAACAATACAGAATCTGCATTAGAGagtaataaaataaatcagtTAAAATCCCACAAATGCAATCTACCTAATTCTTTAGAAGATCCTGATATTGCTTACTTCTTTGGAACCAATGGGTCATTGAAAAATGCAAATGATCTTGGAAACTTTGGTTCACTTCCAGATAGCACAAACAAAAGCATCAGAGTTTCACATGCCAATTCATCTGTTTCTGGGGTGGCTCAGGTGTTGAACCAAAGAAATCAGTCAAATAACAGTCTTGGGATTTCAGGAAATTCCCAGCAGAACCAGCTGTCTGCCATAAAAGATTCTCAAACTGTATCAACAATGGAAAAGCAGGAGGTGGAAAACAATTTATTTCAAGCCTCTCATGTGCCACCCTCTGCATCTGATGCTCATGGTTTGTGCCATAATTTGCTTGTTGGGTCTCTTCCAGCACACAGGTTGAGCAATTCAAATCATCAGCAGGAAGATCAAAAATCTTGTAATATTGCTTGTGAAGCAAATGTTACTTGTGCTGTACATGGGCagaatttgaaaaaatttgaggCATCTGAGCTTCTGCATGCATCGAATGAGAAAACTTCTTGCTTACCTATGGAGCCTACATTGGGAAGTGATCTGTTtgatatgttgggtcttgatcaTAAAACAGATTATGCATGTGGCAGTTTTGATGATGTTTTATTACAGAGGGATAATCTAGATGCTTGCACATTGGGTGCTGGTATTTCTAGTCTCTCGACTCGGTTGGATGTTTGCCCTACCTTTGATTCATTGAATGATGAGATTTCCTGTAGTGGATTTTTTTCTGTAGCTGACTCAGACCAACTATTGGATGCTGTAGTCTCAAAGATCAACTCTGGTGCCAAACAGAGATCAGACGACAGCATGTCTTGTAAAACTTCAATAACAAATATCCATAGTTCTCATCATGGTAATTCTCCGAAACATGGCCATGTTGATTTGCCAGAGCAGGCACAAGGCGAGATTTTTGGTCTTTCCCCTATGCTTGTGAAACCAGAGAGAGCTGGTTCAAGTTACATGAAGCCTTCATGTAATATAGGCAAAAGTGAAGAGCTCTCCCAGAGAGTTGGGTTTCATAAATCTCAAATCCATCTTTGGGTTGAAAGTGGCCAGAACATGAAGTCTGAGAGTATGTCTGCTTCAAATGGTAAAAGAGTTGATGAAATAGGTAAACTGAATCGAAAGAGACCCAGACCTGGAGAGAGCCCTAGACCAAGGCCGAAAGACCGCCAGATGATTCAAGACCGTATTAAGGAACTTCGAGAAATTGTACCTAATGGGGCTAAG TGTAGTATTGATGCTTTATTGGAGAAGACCATTAAGCACATGCTTTTCTTGCAAAGTGTGACAAAGCACGTGGATAAGCTCAAGGAAACTGGGGAGCCTAAG ATCATCAGTAAGGAGGGTGGTCTGCTGTTGAAAGATAACTTCGATGGCGGGGCAACATGGGCATTTGAAGTTGGTACGCAGTCCATGATCTGTCCAATTGTAGTTGAGGATCTCAAGCCACCTCGTCAACTGCTGGTGGAG ATGCTTTGTGAGGAGCATGGTTTCTTTCTGGAGATTGCTGACTTCATTAGAGGACTAGGATTGACCATCTTAAAGGGGGTGATGGAAGCTCGTAAGAATAAAGTGTGGGCTCGATTTGCAGTTGAG GCAAACAGGGACGTGACGAGGATAGAAATATTCCTATCACTTGTGCGTTTGTTGGGGCCAACCGCTGGAAGCAGCATAGCCCCACAAAATGTTGACAATGTCATGCAACATGGCATGCTGCACCAACCTACTATTCCTGCAAGTGGGTTGTCCGATCGCCTTCAATAA